The following proteins are encoded in a genomic region of Paenibacillus sp. FSL H3-0469:
- a CDS encoding AraC family transcriptional regulator, producing MYEHRYRENKLHGQPEFPLHIYRVEHQARVHSILPVHWHNEMEIIYLAEGKATFHIESREFAIQAGDALIVHPGELHSGMDTAMGGTCYYSIVFKGSWLSSPQPDRVQELFLDPVLQGKIRLPAMLSAADAAHSPLLQLIRELLSRYEHQSAAYEMSLKALLLLFIADSYQYGLTALNPEPEPRHGREYNRQIREVLSYMETHSRDRLELDQLASVVALSRSHFCKFFKAQTGMRPMEYLNYIRISQAASLLRSGSYNVLEAALESGYQHVSYFSKWFKHYMNMTPSEYKARYSSGV from the coding sequence ATGTACGAACACCGTTACCGGGAGAACAAGCTGCACGGCCAGCCGGAATTCCCCCTGCATATCTACCGGGTGGAGCATCAGGCCCGCGTGCATTCCATTCTTCCCGTCCATTGGCATAACGAAATGGAGATTATCTATCTGGCAGAAGGCAAGGCTACCTTCCATATTGAGAGCCGCGAGTTCGCCATTCAGGCTGGAGATGCCCTGATCGTCCACCCCGGTGAGCTTCATTCGGGTATGGACACCGCTATGGGCGGCACCTGTTATTATTCCATCGTGTTCAAAGGTTCCTGGCTGTCTTCACCGCAGCCCGACCGGGTACAGGAGCTGTTCCTGGACCCGGTTCTGCAAGGGAAGATACGGCTTCCTGCTATGTTATCTGCCGCAGATGCCGCCCACTCCCCGTTGCTTCAGCTGATCAGAGAGCTGTTAAGCCGCTATGAGCATCAATCTGCTGCATACGAAATGAGCCTGAAGGCGCTCCTGCTGCTGTTCATTGCAGACAGCTATCAATACGGGCTGACCGCACTGAACCCGGAGCCGGAACCCCGGCACGGCCGGGAATATAACCGGCAGATCCGGGAGGTGCTGAGCTATATGGAGACCCATTCCCGCGACCGGCTGGAGCTGGATCAGCTTGCCTCTGTGGTAGCGCTGAGCCGCTCGCATTTCTGCAAGTTTTTCAAGGCTCAGACGGGGATGCGCCCGATGGAGTATCTGAACTATATCCGCATCAGCCAGGCGGCCAGTCTGCTCCGCAGCGGATCATACAATGTGCTGGAGGCTGCGCTGGAGTCGGGCTACCAGCATGTCAGCTATTTCTCCAAGTGGTTCAAGCATTATATGAACATGACGCCCTCAGAGTACAAGGCACGGTATTCTTCCGGCGTGTAG